TTCCCCCTCCTACCATCGTGTAGATATACCTTATTGCGACTACGTTTATCCCTAGAGAGTCGGCGGCCCTTGGATTATCCCCTACCGCTCTGAGGTTGAGCCCTGATTTGGTCCTCCACAGAAACCAGCAGAGAAAGGCCACCAGGCCGTAGGAGAGGTATACCAGAGGGTCGTGACGGAAGAATATAGGCCCTATGAGAGGTATATCCGATAAAAAAGGCACAGGCAGCCTGGCAAAACCCTTTATGAGCTGGCCGACGTAGTCTCGACCGAGTATAGCGGTTACACCGGTGCCCAGCATGGTTAAAGCCAGTCCGCTGACGACCTGGTTTCCCCCTAGAGAGATACAGACCACGGCGTGGAAGAGGCTGAAAAAGGCCCCTGCGGCGAACGCCGCCGCTACCCCTAGCCATGGGTTACCTGTCACCGAGGTGACAGCAAAGCCAGAGAGGGCTCCTAGTAACATGAGGCCCTCAAGCCCGAGGTTCATCACTCCGCTTTTTTCCGTGACGATTTCCCCTAAGGTGGCGTAGAGTATGGGGGTCCCGCTCCTGACCGCTGCTGCCAGAATAGGTATGAGGATCTCCATGTTATATGTCCCCCTTTGATATCACTATACGGTAACGGCGAAAGAACTCCCCTGCCAGGATAAAAAACAGTATACATCCCTGTACCACTAGGGTGCTAGCTATAGGCAGGCCCATGACGATCTGGAGGGATTCGCCTCCGACCAGCAGTCCTCCCATGAGAAAGGCCACCAGTGCTATGGCTATAGGGTTGAGCCTGGATAGCCAGGCCACTATTATGGCGGTGTAGCCGAATCCTCCGGAGAAACCGTGTTGAAGCCTGCCCTGTAGCCCGGCGACCTCGGTCATACCCGCTAGGCCCGCTATAGCTCCCGATATAAACATCACGACTACCACGTTTTTCACGTAGTCTATTCCGGCGAAGGTGGCAGCCTGAGGGTTTTCACCTATAACCCGGATCTCGTATCCCCAACGGGTCATCTTGAAGATCCACCAGGCCACGAATACCAGGATAGCGGCGAGAATTATTCCCGAGTGAACCCTTCCCCAGCCCATGGCTACCAGCCTGGCGGACTGGGGGAAAGGGGCGGTCATAGGGAAGCCGAGGCTGGCTGGGTCCCGCCAAGGGCCGTATACGAAGTAGTCCATCAGGTGTATGGCTATATAGTTCATCATCAGTGTGGTTATTATCTCGTTGACGTTCCACCGGGCCTTCAGATATCCCGCAAAGGCCGCCCAAAGTCCTCCGGCGACTATGGCCATAGCCCCCATGGAGAAAAGCATAAGTAAGTGGTTGTCCGAGGGAAAGTAGCGGGCCGCCGCCGCTGCCGCTATGGCTCCCATGAATATCTGCCCTTCCGCTCCTATGTTCCATATGAGCATCTTAAAAGACAGCATCACCGCTATGGCGGCCATCGCGAGAGGTATAGCCTTGACCATGCACTCGCTGAGGCCATAGCTGTCCCCGAAGGCGGAGTAATACATCTCCATATAGGCTTCCACAGGGGAAACCCCCATGAGCATGAGGAAGACACCGCTGGTGAGGATGGCCATGATCAGTCCACCGACAGGTATGGCTATCTCCAGCCACAGAGGCTGGTTAAGCCTTTTTTGAGCCTTAAGTCTCATCACAGACCACCTCCGACTTGCTCAATTCTGGTCCCCGCCATCATCATTCCTATTCTCTCTATGCCAAAGGTGTTTGGATCCTCGACTAATCCCATTATCTTTCCTCTGTACATGACCGCAATCCTGTCGCTGAGGGACATGAGCTCGTCTAGGTCCTCGGATATCAGAAATATAGCCGCCCCTTTTTCCCTCTCCTCGAGAAGCTGTTCTCTGACGAACCTTGTGGCCGCTACGTCCAAGCCCCAGGTCGGATTCATGGCTATAAGCACCTTAGGGATATCGCTGAGCTCCCGGCCTAGCATGAGTTTCTGTATGTTTCCACCGGAGAGATTTCTTACAGGGGTCTCCACCGATGGCGTATCTACGTTGAAATCCTTCACTATCCCTAGAGCGTGTTTTAAGACCGCTTTCCAGTCTATCAGGACTCCCCGTGCGACCGGGCTTCTCCAGTATCTTTTCAGAGTGGAGTTTTCCCGGACGTCCATGTTGGAGACCATTCCCGTACCCTTTCGGTCCGCCGGTATGTAGCGAATTCCGCCGTCGATAAGCTCCCTTGGAGAGCTATCGGTGACCTCTTTGCCTTTCAGAATCAGTTTGCCTGAGGTCATCTTTCTGAGTCCCGCCATAACCTGACATAGCTCGGTCTGGCCGTTTCCTGCAACTCCTGCCAGCCCCAGAATCTGGCCCTCTCGAAGCTCCAGGGAGACCTGGTCCAGTGCCTTTAGCCCTCTGTCGCTGATGGCGTTAGCTTGGGATAGAGAGTAGATCACCTCTCCTGGTGTGATGTCCTTTTTGTCCAGGTCCAGGTTGATCCTCTTCCCTACCATCATCTCTGCGATCTTTTCCTTGCTGGCGTTTTCTCTATCCACCGTCCCTATCAGCTTGCCCTTTCTGAGGACCGTAACCCGGTCGGATATCTCCATGACTTCGTCTAGCTTATGGGATATGAATATTATTCCTCGACCTTCCTCGGTCATCCTCTTTATGGTGTTGAAAAGGCTTCTGGCCTCCTGAGGGGTCAGTACCGCCGTAGGCTCGTCCAGGATAAGGACCTGAGCCTTTCTGTAGAGGGTCTTCAGTATCTCCACTCGCTGTTGTTCCCCTATGGATAGTTGCCATATTATCGCCTCTGGGTCGACCTCCAGGCCGTACTGCTTTGAGATGGCCTTTATCTCCGATATGATTTTACCCTTAGGGAGAACCTGAGGGAGGTCGGGAAGCCCAAGGACCATGTTCTCCCACACCGTCTGGGAGGGGACGAGCATGAAGTGCTGGTGAACCATACCGATTCCGGCGGAGATAGCGTCGTGAGGGGATCGAAAGGAGAGCCTGGTGCCGTCTATGTCTATGGTCCCTCCGTCGGGGAGGTATATCCCTGAGAGGACGTTCATTAAAGTCGATTTACCTGCTCCGTTTTCCCCTAAAAGGGCCAGTACCTCCCCTTTTTTTAGGGTCAGGTCTACCTGATCGTTTGCCTTGATGCCCTGGAAAGATTTGGTTATCCCCTTCATCTCGACCAACAGGGCGTTAGGTTCAACCATGGGCTATTCCCCCTTAAATAAAAATAACGTGAGGGTGCCTTAAAGCACCCTCACGAAACGTAACGCCTCAAGACGACGTCAGAAGAGAAGACGCTGGCCTCTATTTAGGGATGCTGGCCTCGACTCCTTCGACGAACCAGTCCATGCCCAACATCTCTCCGTCGGACATTTTCTCGTTGTCCTTGACTTTAAGCTCGCCATTTTGGTCCCATATGGGACCCCAGAATACGTCCCACTCTCCGGCGATTATGGCTTTCTTTCTGGATTCGACGGTCTCGACGAGCGACTTAGGCACCGCTTCGCTGAAAATGGCCAGACCGACCATATTCTCTTTGAGTCCCCACCAGATCTGATCTGGCTGCCATACTCCCTCGGAGACCTGTTTGACGGTGTAATCGTATACTGCACCCCAGTTCCAGATCGGGGCGGTGAGGTGTTTCGTCGGGGCGAACTGGGACATGTCGTTGTTGTAGCCTATGACGTATACCCCTGCCTCCTCACAGGCCTGAGGGGCTGCTCCGCTGTCGGCGTGCATACCTATTACGTCCGCACCGGCGTCTATGAGGGCTTTAGCTGCCTCTTTTTCCTTGCCCGGGTCGAACCAGGAGAATAGCCATATGACCTTTACGGTCACCTTGGGATTGACGCTTCTGGCTCCCAGGGTGAAGGCGTTTATGCCCCTTATTACCTCCGGGATGGGCTGTGCCGCAACGTAGCCAAGGACGTTGCTTTTGGTCATAGCTCCTGCTACCATTCCAGAGAGATAGCGAGGCTGATACATCCTGCCGAAGTAGGTTCCCATGT
The uncultured Dethiosulfovibrio sp. genome window above contains:
- a CDS encoding ABC transporter permease, with protein sequence MEILIPILAAAVRSGTPILYATLGEIVTEKSGVMNLGLEGLMLLGALSGFAVTSVTGNPWLGVAAAFAAGAFFSLFHAVVCISLGGNQVVSGLALTMLGTGVTAILGRDYVGQLIKGFARLPVPFLSDIPLIGPIFFRHDPLVYLSYGLVAFLCWFLWRTKSGLNLRAVGDNPRAADSLGINVVAIRYIYTMVGGGIVAIGGAYLSVSYSHMWTEGMSAGRGWIAVALVIFAIWNPARAAFGSYLFGGVEACQLRIQAAGTNISAPLLLMLPYVLTITVLVVISVRKGKGILFGAPASLGTPFYREER
- a CDS encoding ABC transporter permease — protein: MRLKAQKRLNQPLWLEIAIPVGGLIMAILTSGVFLMLMGVSPVEAYMEMYYSAFGDSYGLSECMVKAIPLAMAAIAVMLSFKMLIWNIGAEGQIFMGAIAAAAAARYFPSDNHLLMLFSMGAMAIVAGGLWAAFAGYLKARWNVNEIITTLMMNYIAIHLMDYFVYGPWRDPASLGFPMTAPFPQSARLVAMGWGRVHSGIILAAILVFVAWWIFKMTRWGYEIRVIGENPQAATFAGIDYVKNVVVVMFISGAIAGLAGMTEVAGLQGRLQHGFSGGFGYTAIIVAWLSRLNPIAIALVAFLMGGLLVGGESLQIVMGLPIASTLVVQGCILFFILAGEFFRRYRIVISKGDI
- a CDS encoding ABC transporter ATP-binding protein — its product is MVEPNALLVEMKGITKSFQGIKANDQVDLTLKKGEVLALLGENGAGKSTLMNVLSGIYLPDGGTIDIDGTRLSFRSPHDAISAGIGMVHQHFMLVPSQTVWENMVLGLPDLPQVLPKGKIISEIKAISKQYGLEVDPEAIIWQLSIGEQQRVEILKTLYRKAQVLILDEPTAVLTPQEARSLFNTIKRMTEEGRGIIFISHKLDEVMEISDRVTVLRKGKLIGTVDRENASKEKIAEMMVGKRINLDLDKKDITPGEVIYSLSQANAISDRGLKALDQVSLELREGQILGLAGVAGNGQTELCQVMAGLRKMTSGKLILKGKEVTDSSPRELIDGGIRYIPADRKGTGMVSNMDVRENSTLKRYWRSPVARGVLIDWKAVLKHALGIVKDFNVDTPSVETPVRNLSGGNIQKLMLGRELSDIPKVLIAMNPTWGLDVAATRFVREQLLEEREKGAAIFLISEDLDELMSLSDRIAVMYRGKIMGLVEDPNTFGIERIGMMMAGTRIEQVGGGL
- a CDS encoding BMP family ABC transporter substrate-binding protein gives rise to the protein MKKRTVTVALALSLAVLIGGAAIAAMKMIPIQDIKVGFIYIGPVGDGGYTYMHDQGRTYMHEQNPDLPKSVIVENVPEGPDAARVTETLVRRGANVIFGNSFGYMDFMLDVANRYPEVYFMHCSGYKTAPNMGTYFGRMYQPRYLSGMVAGAMTKSNVLGYVAAQPIPEVIRGINAFTLGARSVNPKVTVKVIWLFSWFDPGKEKEAAKALIDAGADVIGMHADSGAAPQACEEAGVYVIGYNNDMSQFAPTKHLTAPIWNWGAVYDYTVKQVSEGVWQPDQIWWGLKENMVGLAIFSEAVPKSLVETVESRKKAIIAGEWDVFWGPIWDQNGELKVKDNEKMSDGEMLGMDWFVEGVEASIPK